A genomic stretch from Phocoena phocoena chromosome 9, mPhoPho1.1, whole genome shotgun sequence includes:
- the MRPS33 gene encoding small ribosomal subunit protein mS33, whose protein sequence is MSSLSEYALRMSRLSARLFGEVARPADSKSMKVVKLFSEQPLAKRKETYDWYPNHNTYFALMGTLRFLGLYRDEHQDFKDEQRRLKKLRGKGKPRKGEGKRAAKRK, encoded by the exons ATGTCGTCACTTTCAGAATATGCCTTGCGCATGAGTCGTCTGAGTGCCCGGCTGTTTGGTGAAGTTGCCAGGCCTGCTGATTCCAAATCCATGAAAGTGGTGAAGCTGTTCAGCGAGCAGCCTTTGGCCAAGAGGAAGGAGACTTACGACTGGTATCCTAATCACAACACTTATTTTGCACTCATGGGGACACTACGTTTTCTTGGACTCTACAg agATGAGCATCAGGACTTTAAGGATGAGCAGCGGCGTCTGAAGAAGCTTCGTGGAAAGGGGAAAccaaggaaaggagaagggaagagagcagCAAAAAGGAAATAG